In the genome of Natronorubrum sediminis, one region contains:
- a CDS encoding PGF-CTERM-anchored ABC transporter substrate-binding protein, with protein MRPIAALVVAVFVATAAFAPAAAAGATTHATPETSTSAGDVTPSIQDDTVCEYPLEMTDATGETVTIDEEPEEVVALQPSDAQTTYEIGAQEQVVGMPIGEFTDYLDVEDHATDITEDDGVTTDAEQVIDLDPDVVVADETALSQEGLIDQLRDEADLTVFVVEDANSIDDVTENVALTGQLVGECEGATDTVEEMDDRLEDAEPDIDESPTAYFAMDEEGYTAGPGSFNHDVLEAAGFENIAEDAGVEEWGEIDPEMVVEADPDVIIYPDYQDEPPIPDAVEATTAAEEENFVPVNDNLMNQPGPMIVETVEDLADEAEAHESDAEGADDADDADDGDESEPIPGFGVPAAVAAALLAVGFLVRFR; from the coding sequence ATGCGACCTATCGCAGCACTCGTCGTGGCAGTGTTCGTTGCCACCGCAGCGTTCGCCCCGGCCGCCGCGGCCGGCGCTACTACACACGCCACACCCGAAACGAGCACCTCGGCGGGTGACGTCACACCGTCGATTCAGGACGATACCGTCTGTGAGTATCCCCTCGAGATGACCGACGCGACCGGTGAGACCGTCACGATCGACGAAGAACCGGAGGAAGTCGTCGCCTTACAGCCGAGTGACGCACAAACGACCTACGAAATCGGTGCCCAAGAGCAGGTCGTCGGCATGCCGATCGGCGAATTCACCGACTACCTCGACGTCGAAGATCACGCGACCGACATTACCGAAGACGACGGCGTGACGACCGACGCCGAACAGGTCATCGATCTCGATCCTGACGTGGTCGTCGCCGACGAAACGGCACTCAGCCAGGAGGGATTGATCGACCAACTCCGTGACGAGGCCGACCTGACCGTTTTCGTCGTCGAGGACGCCAACAGTATCGACGACGTCACCGAGAACGTCGCACTCACCGGGCAACTCGTCGGCGAGTGTGAGGGTGCAACCGACACGGTCGAGGAGATGGACGACCGACTCGAGGACGCCGAACCGGACATCGACGAGTCGCCGACGGCGTACTTCGCGATGGACGAAGAAGGCTACACGGCCGGTCCCGGCTCGTTCAACCACGACGTGCTCGAGGCGGCCGGATTCGAGAACATCGCCGAGGATGCTGGCGTCGAGGAGTGGGGCGAGATCGACCCGGAGATGGTGGTCGAAGCGGATCCTGACGTCATCATCTATCCCGACTATCAGGACGAGCCACCGATACCGGATGCCGTCGAGGCGACGACGGCGGCTGAAGAAGAAAACTTCGTTCCGGTCAACGACAACCTGATGAACCAGCCAGGGCCGATGATCGTCGAAACTGTCGAGGATCTCGCAGACGAAGCCGAGGCGCACGAATCGGACGCTGAGGGTGCCGACGACGCTGACGACGCTGACGACGGCGACGAAAGCGAACCGATCCCCGGCTTCGGCGTTCCCGCCGCGGTTGCCGCAGCCTTGCTCGCCGTCGGGTTCCTCGTTCGGTTCCGATAG
- the srp19 gene encoding signal recognition particle subunit SRP19 has protein sequence MVENVIWPAYLDAALSRADGRRVSQELAVEEPTVDEIAKAVQQIGYDASIERDKAYSREHWADRGRVVVRGADDSSKNDLVQAVAAYVVAMRE, from the coding sequence ATGGTCGAGAACGTCATCTGGCCCGCCTATCTCGATGCGGCCCTTTCGCGGGCCGACGGGCGGCGCGTTTCACAGGAGCTCGCCGTCGAGGAACCGACGGTCGACGAAATCGCCAAGGCAGTCCAACAGATCGGCTACGACGCCTCGATCGAACGGGACAAAGCCTACTCTCGAGAGCACTGGGCCGACCGGGGTCGGGTCGTCGTTCGCGGTGCCGACGATTCGTCGAAGAACGACCTCGTTCAGGCCGTCGCGGCGTACGTCGTCGCGATGCGTGAGTAA
- a CDS encoding H/ACA ribonucleoprotein complex subunit GAR1 translates to MRRVGSVVRTAQGLAVLRASERSDENAAGAGGNAFRDEIGTMVIDDDLETVGRVVDVFGPVEQPYVAVTPEDGVHLPSLVGSKLYTR, encoded by the coding sequence ATGCGACGGGTTGGCTCCGTCGTCAGAACGGCACAGGGACTCGCCGTCCTCCGCGCGAGCGAACGGAGTGACGAGAACGCTGCGGGCGCTGGCGGCAACGCGTTTCGCGACGAAATCGGGACGATGGTCATCGACGACGACCTCGAGACCGTCGGTCGCGTCGTCGACGTGTTCGGACCCGTCGAGCAACCCTACGTTGCGGTGACACCGGAGGACGGCGTCCACCTGCCGTCGCTCGTCGGTTCGAAGCTCTACACACGCTAA
- a CDS encoding presenilin family intramembrane aspartyl protease PSH, whose translation MNHRTRVSAAVGFTVALFLAIQLGTLALVEPFQEAGHQAVDDPDDPANSAFYFGIILVATAFMLLTFKYNADWLIRALIVGVSVMLGWFVFAELVPPVVTVASTNVLAALGALAVGAALLVYPEWYVIDATGIVLGAGAAALFGISFGLLPAILLLSILAIYDAISVYRTEHMLDLAEGVMDLKIPVVLVVPTTLSYSYLEAGSTEGVTDVEDGHPSDERHSTDDEDSGTAAETEPNPATESEADADLDTETDANLEAEGDSDLEVGSGSDGDTDAEELSAEERERDALFIGLGDAVIPTILVASAAYFLEAGTIDVPGLALNVPALGAIIGTIAGLLVLMYMVLKGRPHAGLPLLNGGAIGGYLLGAIASGLSISTALGF comes from the coding sequence ATGAACCATCGGACTCGAGTCTCTGCCGCCGTCGGATTTACGGTGGCGCTCTTCCTCGCGATCCAGCTCGGGACGCTCGCGCTGGTCGAACCGTTTCAGGAAGCGGGACATCAGGCCGTCGACGACCCGGACGATCCGGCCAACAGCGCGTTCTACTTTGGAATTATTCTCGTCGCAACGGCGTTCATGCTCCTCACGTTCAAGTACAACGCAGACTGGCTTATCAGGGCCCTCATCGTCGGCGTCAGCGTGATGCTCGGGTGGTTCGTCTTCGCCGAACTCGTCCCGCCGGTGGTCACCGTCGCCTCGACTAACGTCCTCGCCGCACTCGGCGCACTCGCCGTCGGAGCAGCCCTGCTGGTCTATCCCGAGTGGTACGTCATCGACGCCACGGGTATCGTGTTGGGCGCTGGCGCGGCCGCCCTCTTTGGAATCAGCTTCGGTCTCCTGCCCGCCATCCTCTTGCTCTCGATTCTCGCCATCTACGACGCGATTAGCGTCTACCGAACCGAGCACATGCTCGACCTCGCGGAAGGCGTGATGGACCTCAAAATCCCCGTCGTCCTCGTCGTCCCCACGACGCTTTCCTACTCGTACCTCGAGGCTGGAAGCACCGAGGGGGTCACCGATGTCGAAGACGGGCATCCATCGGACGAACGCCACTCGACCGACGATGAGGATTCGGGTACCGCGGCCGAGACCGAACCAAACCCCGCCACCGAGTCCGAAGCGGACGCCGATCTCGACACCGAGACAGACGCCAATCTCGAGGCTGAAGGCGACTCCGATCTCGAGGTCGGAAGTGGCTCCGACGGCGACACTGACGCCGAGGAACTCTCCGCTGAAGAACGCGAACGCGACGCGCTGTTCATCGGCCTCGGCGACGCCGTGATTCCGACAATCCTCGTCGCGAGCGCCGCGTACTTCCTCGAGGCTGGAACGATCGACGTACCCGGACTCGCGCTGAACGTGCCTGCACTCGGCGCGATCATCGGAACGATCGCCGGCCTCCTGGTACTCATGTACATGGTGCTCAAGGGCCGACCCCACGCTGGCTTACCGTTGCTCAACGGGGGCGCAATCGGCGGCTACCTGCTCGGGGCGATCGCGAGCGGGCTATCGATTTCGACTGCGCTCGGATTCTGA
- a CDS encoding DUF6517 family protein, whose translation MNRRVFLGASVSGIVGVTAGCLSDIIDDETTFQASLVRVSPDAVDETDYEHTRTEERVEHREYEDESYEETSYVSEYVREVEHSLEDLESSSVPAVVSVVSTPTVVVAGEELETLADRDPEVIVESVQDEYEDFSVENNVGGRAVEIDDLEVRVSFDTYAATATVADDADAEIDCVVDVVRFDAGEDSLVTVGIYPEDESLELSDEQDEVDTLLAGLEHGEDVDVDIDEETEIDHTDDDE comes from the coding sequence ATGAATCGACGGGTGTTTCTCGGGGCAAGCGTATCCGGCATAGTCGGCGTCACTGCGGGCTGTCTGAGTGATATTATCGACGACGAGACGACGTTCCAGGCGTCGCTGGTTCGCGTCTCTCCGGACGCTGTCGACGAGACCGACTACGAGCATACCCGCACCGAAGAACGGGTCGAACACCGGGAGTACGAGGACGAATCGTACGAGGAAACGAGCTACGTGAGCGAGTACGTCCGGGAGGTCGAACACTCACTCGAGGACCTCGAGTCGTCGTCCGTTCCGGCCGTCGTCTCCGTCGTGTCCACGCCGACAGTCGTGGTCGCGGGCGAGGAACTCGAGACGCTCGCAGACCGCGATCCCGAAGTCATCGTCGAATCGGTTCAGGACGAGTACGAAGATTTCAGCGTCGAGAACAACGTCGGCGGCCGTGCCGTCGAGATCGACGACCTAGAGGTTCGGGTCTCCTTCGATACGTACGCCGCGACGGCGACGGTGGCCGACGACGCTGACGCGGAGATTGACTGCGTCGTCGACGTCGTTCGATTCGACGCCGGCGAGGATTCACTCGTCACGGTCGGTATCTATCCTGAGGACGAGAGCCTCGAGTTGAGCGACGAACAGGACGAGGTCGACACCCTCCTTGCTGGTCTCGAACACGGTGAGGACGTAGACGTAGATATCGACGAGGAGACGGAGATCGACCACACGGACGATGACGAATAG
- the cysS gene encoding cysteine--tRNA ligase translates to MTLHVTNTLTGEREPFEPQDPENVLLYYCGLTVSDPPHLGHARSWVHVDVMHRWLEHLGYDVRHVENFTDVNEKIVARVGEDDLGSDENDVAETYIERTLADMRALNLLRAEVYPRVSEHVPEIVDLVETLIEKDYAYESNGSVYFDVTSFEEYGKLSNQELEEIESQGEADERSEKRHPADFALWKAGGVDESSVHEHRHDDVAFDCEDEPSGQTWESPWGEGRPGWHIECSAMSMTHLEETLDIHVGGRDLVFPHHENEIAQSEAATGQQFANYWLHCELFQMDDEKMSSSLGNFVTVDDAVEQWGTNALRTFLTAGSYNSKQLYSDETIAEARERWDRLERAYESAVEALDSPAARTKASDDSLREAVRDARSDFVAAMNDDFNTREAQAALLEIASALNAHLESRDEYDYRGLRAAVETLEELGDVLGLSFVGETTGTADLAGDVVDLVLDVRERERSAGNYERADELRDELEGLGIEIQDTDDGASYRLPSDE, encoded by the coding sequence ATGACCCTGCACGTGACGAACACGTTGACGGGCGAGAGAGAGCCCTTCGAGCCACAGGATCCAGAGAACGTCTTGCTCTACTACTGTGGCCTGACGGTCTCCGATCCGCCTCACCTGGGCCACGCGCGCTCGTGGGTCCACGTCGACGTCATGCACCGCTGGCTCGAGCACCTGGGCTACGACGTGCGTCACGTCGAGAACTTCACCGACGTCAACGAGAAGATCGTCGCCCGGGTGGGTGAGGACGACCTCGGCTCGGACGAAAACGACGTCGCGGAGACGTACATCGAACGGACGCTCGCGGATATGCGAGCCCTCAACCTCCTCCGGGCGGAAGTCTACCCGCGCGTTTCAGAACACGTCCCCGAAATCGTCGACCTCGTCGAAACCCTGATCGAGAAGGACTACGCGTACGAGTCGAACGGCTCGGTCTACTTCGACGTGACGAGTTTCGAAGAGTACGGTAAGCTCTCGAATCAGGAACTCGAGGAGATCGAATCCCAGGGCGAAGCCGACGAGCGCTCCGAGAAGCGCCACCCTGCGGATTTCGCACTCTGGAAAGCCGGCGGCGTCGACGAGTCGTCCGTTCACGAACACCGCCACGACGATGTGGCGTTCGACTGCGAGGACGAACCGAGCGGCCAGACCTGGGAGTCGCCGTGGGGCGAGGGTCGTCCCGGCTGGCACATCGAGTGCTCGGCGATGAGCATGACGCACCTCGAGGAAACGCTCGACATTCACGTGGGTGGCCGGGATCTGGTCTTCCCCCACCACGAGAACGAAATCGCCCAGTCAGAAGCTGCGACCGGCCAGCAATTCGCGAACTACTGGCTTCACTGTGAGCTGTTCCAGATGGACGACGAGAAGATGTCCTCGAGTCTGGGCAACTTCGTCACGGTCGACGACGCCGTCGAGCAGTGGGGGACGAACGCGCTTCGCACCTTCCTCACCGCGGGGTCGTACAACAGCAAACAGCTCTACTCGGACGAGACCATCGCCGAGGCCCGGGAGCGATGGGATCGACTCGAGCGCGCCTACGAGTCGGCCGTCGAGGCGCTCGACTCGCCGGCCGCACGGACGAAAGCGTCGGACGACTCGCTTCGGGAAGCAGTCCGAGACGCCCGTTCGGACTTCGTCGCCGCGATGAACGACGACTTCAACACGCGTGAGGCACAGGCCGCGTTGCTCGAGATCGCATCGGCGCTGAACGCACACCTCGAGAGCCGAGACGAGTACGACTACCGCGGGCTCCGAGCGGCCGTCGAAACGCTCGAGGAACTCGGCGATGTCCTCGGCCTCTCGTTCGTCGGGGAAACGACCGGGACGGCCGACCTCGCGGGCGATGTCGTCGACCTCGTTCTCGACGTTCGCGAACGGGAACGCTCGGCGGGGAACTACGAGCGAGCGGACGAGTTGCGCGACGAACTCGAGGGACTCGGCATCGAGATTCAGGATACCGACGACGGCGCGAGCTACCGGTTGCCGAGCGACGAGTAG
- a CDS encoding DUF7523 family protein encodes MSLAADARRVADSHPFLITALRAGVVNYTAAARFLEVDGETDAVATALRRYAEELPAHETRTRDARVTMESGIGPVEAGADSARPDGGGSADAGADEALITVGGSAFGPTGGDRTAVIATGDVDATALAEVIHRLSRSGIEPHAAGVGKESLVVVVDRLEGANALRAVEDALESCLDAHHTL; translated from the coding sequence ATGTCACTGGCAGCCGACGCGCGGCGGGTCGCCGACTCGCACCCGTTTCTCATCACGGCGTTGCGGGCGGGGGTCGTCAACTACACCGCCGCCGCTCGATTTCTCGAGGTCGACGGCGAGACTGACGCGGTCGCGACGGCGTTGCGACGCTACGCGGAGGAGTTACCGGCACACGAGACGAGGACCCGAGACGCTCGAGTCACGATGGAGAGTGGGATCGGCCCGGTCGAAGCGGGGGCGGACAGTGCGAGACCGGATGGTGGGGGATCAGCCGACGCAGGGGCGGACGAGGCGTTGATCACGGTCGGCGGGAGTGCGTTCGGACCGACTGGGGGCGACAGAACGGCCGTGATCGCGACCGGCGACGTGGACGCGACGGCACTCGCGGAAGTCATCCACCGACTGTCGCGTTCGGGTATCGAGCCCCACGCGGCGGGCGTCGGCAAGGAATCATTGGTCGTCGTCGTCGATCGACTCGAGGGGGCGAACGCGCTCCGGGCGGTCGAGGACGCGCTCGAGTCGTGTCTCGACGCTCATCACACGCTTTAA
- a CDS encoding BolA family protein: MNLSDIEELIESNVENAEANVTHARDKHDDDHLAATVVSPTFEDLPLVQQHQAVYDALGEHMTTDIHALELSTYTPEEYDEQED; encoded by the coding sequence ATGAATCTCTCCGACATCGAGGAACTCATCGAGTCGAACGTCGAGAACGCCGAAGCGAATGTCACGCACGCGCGAGACAAACACGACGACGACCACCTCGCAGCCACCGTCGTCTCGCCGACGTTCGAAGACCTCCCGCTGGTCCAACAACACCAGGCGGTCTACGACGCCCTCGGAGAGCACATGACGACCGATATTCACGCCCTCGAGTTGTCGACGTACACTCCCGAGGAGTACGACGAGCAAGAGGACTGA
- a CDS encoding PH domain-containing protein, whose product MESLHPRIRLLWIANVAIVLGVVGALAGQWVIDIPIEAVGAVIAVGIGLGIVYAIRLYQVWRFELQDDALYLERGVVTFVETAVPFVRVQHVDTQFGPVERVLGLSSVVVYTAGSRNADVRIPGLTPDRADDLQDTLRDLAVESEADDAV is encoded by the coding sequence ATGGAATCCCTTCACCCGCGAATCAGACTGCTCTGGATCGCGAACGTGGCGATCGTCCTCGGCGTCGTCGGGGCACTCGCTGGTCAATGGGTGATCGACATCCCCATCGAAGCGGTCGGGGCTGTCATTGCGGTCGGAATCGGGCTGGGGATCGTCTACGCGATCCGCCTCTATCAGGTCTGGCGCTTCGAACTGCAAGACGACGCGCTCTACCTCGAGCGCGGTGTCGTCACCTTCGTCGAGACGGCCGTTCCATTCGTTCGGGTCCAGCACGTCGACACCCAGTTCGGCCCCGTCGAACGAGTGCTCGGGCTCTCGAGCGTCGTCGTCTACACGGCCGGTTCGCGCAACGCGGACGTGCGAATTCCGGGGCTGACCCCCGACCGGGCAGATGATCTGCAAGATACGCTCCGTGATCTCGCCGTCGAGAGCGAGGCCGACGACGCGGTCTAA
- a CDS encoding PH domain-containing protein has protein sequence MNRLHPLSAATYGLQYGLIWLWIPMALVLLLGAVVDPISPAWSPLAAPLGFAIGVAYGVAYYYRFEYAITPDTFDVSSGVFARRSREIPYGRIQNVDVRQGVFQRLFGLATLSIETAGGGATEATLNFVSESEATRLQTQIRRRTAEVKSRRGRRREQESSSDDQAESVADRPEHPDEAERTSSDQTVDGTGGPGTPEPTSNRSRELDSDSPLAPGVGQRRQHRLFDLEARELLLYSFTSFRPAAAAAVLGLFFIATDTFLELLVVVAQPVGGPESLGEGTTTDYGILTLVSIANGVVIAYVLSVAYTFATYYDFQLGRADDDFVYERGLLQRYSGSIPVEKVQSVTVTANPIQRAIEYAGLWVETAGYGPDSNGGSQSAVPLAKQGRVHRFTENLTGVETPKFQRPPPIARRRYLVRYSLIATVIVAISFGITQATGLERWYLAAVAFAGVPPAAHLKYVNLGYYVGEDHLIVRRGFWQRRTTVIPYYRIQTVSTRRSIFQRRLGLASLVIDTASSRTLFWTTPTIYDVDLEDARDTHGTGRKRLQSALRERARDDDLGLDVDFTASSERSDDFI, from the coding sequence ATGAACCGACTCCATCCACTCAGCGCAGCCACGTACGGGCTTCAATACGGCCTCATCTGGCTCTGGATACCGATGGCGTTGGTTCTACTGTTGGGTGCCGTCGTCGACCCGATCAGCCCAGCGTGGTCTCCACTCGCCGCGCCACTCGGGTTCGCGATCGGTGTCGCCTACGGCGTCGCCTACTACTACCGATTCGAGTACGCCATTACGCCGGACACGTTCGACGTCTCCTCGGGTGTCTTCGCCCGCCGATCCCGTGAAATTCCCTACGGCCGCATCCAGAACGTCGACGTTCGACAGGGGGTGTTTCAACGACTCTTCGGTCTCGCGACGCTGTCGATCGAGACCGCAGGTGGCGGTGCAACGGAGGCCACGCTCAACTTCGTCAGCGAATCCGAAGCCACGAGACTCCAAACGCAGATCAGGCGGCGAACTGCCGAGGTAAAGAGTCGTCGGGGTCGACGACGCGAACAGGAATCGTCGTCGGACGACCAAGCCGAGTCAGTCGCCGATCGACCCGAACACCCCGACGAAGCCGAGCGCACGAGCAGCGACCAAACGGTCGACGGGACCGGCGGTCCTGGCACCCCTGAACCGACGTCGAACCGCTCTCGAGAACTCGACTCCGACTCTCCTCTCGCACCAGGAGTCGGCCAACGCCGACAGCATCGACTGTTCGACCTCGAGGCTCGAGAACTCCTCCTCTACTCGTTCACGTCGTTTCGGCCCGCGGCCGCCGCTGCCGTCTTGGGGCTCTTTTTCATCGCGACGGATACCTTCCTCGAGTTGCTCGTGGTCGTCGCCCAACCGGTCGGTGGCCCCGAATCGCTGGGCGAAGGGACGACGACAGATTACGGCATCCTGACGCTCGTCTCGATAGCTAACGGTGTCGTCATCGCGTACGTATTGAGCGTCGCGTACACGTTCGCAACGTACTACGACTTTCAGCTCGGACGGGCCGACGACGACTTCGTCTACGAACGCGGGCTCTTACAGCGTTACAGCGGCTCGATTCCCGTCGAAAAGGTCCAATCGGTGACGGTGACCGCCAACCCGATTCAACGGGCGATCGAGTACGCCGGTCTCTGGGTCGAAACGGCCGGATACGGTCCCGACAGCAACGGCGGCAGCCAGTCTGCCGTCCCGCTGGCGAAACAAGGACGCGTTCATCGCTTCACGGAAAACCTGACCGGCGTCGAAACGCCGAAATTCCAGCGCCCACCGCCCATCGCACGCCGACGGTACCTCGTTCGGTACTCGCTCATCGCCACCGTCATCGTCGCGATCAGCTTCGGAATCACGCAGGCAACCGGCCTCGAGCGCTGGTACCTCGCTGCTGTCGCCTTCGCCGGGGTTCCACCCGCAGCCCACCTGAAGTACGTCAATCTCGGCTACTACGTCGGCGAGGATCACTTGATCGTTCGACGAGGCTTTTGGCAGCGCCGAACGACGGTGATCCCCTACTACCGAATCCAGACCGTCTCGACTCGTCGATCGATCTTCCAGCGTCGACTCGGGCTGGCGTCGCTCGTCATCGACACGGCCAGTTCGCGAACGCTCTTTTGGACGACGCCGACCATCTACGACGTCGATCTCGAGGATGCGCG